A DNA window from Syntrophorhabdaceae bacterium contains the following coding sequences:
- a CDS encoding alpha/beta hydrolase, translating to MRRFPLYLEKGSTSRWNETIKGDAITPENPPQHVRIPVCIYRETGRGPSVVCIHGSASTSGQWRPLMDRLSDRFRIIAPDLYGHGRTPAWSGSRGMSVDDECDLLESVFQAAGERFHLIGHSWGGAIALKVALRHLPRLLSLTLYEPALWSLVVAADPESAASREIMVNRDETQCMMDRGEFEAAGEYFVDYWVGSGTWSTTSEARRAGFAAGMVAARPEWYASFHETTPLAAFAALDVPALLLTGTKSTAPAKRLIALLSPVLPRSRVITLRDMGHMGPVTHPAQVNKAIEDFLLTISPTM from the coding sequence ATGAGAAGATTCCCGTTATACCTGGAAAAAGGAAGCACCTCACGATGGAATGAGACTATAAAGGGGGACGCCATTACACCTGAGAATCCGCCGCAGCATGTGAGGATACCCGTCTGCATTTATCGTGAGACGGGCCGCGGGCCGTCAGTGGTCTGCATCCACGGAAGTGCAAGCACGTCCGGTCAGTGGCGCCCTTTGATGGACCGGCTCTCGGACAGGTTCCGGATTATTGCCCCGGACCTCTATGGTCATGGCCGCACCCCCGCATGGTCAGGTTCTCGCGGCATGTCGGTGGATGACGAGTGCGACCTCCTTGAATCGGTCTTTCAGGCGGCGGGGGAACGATTTCACCTGATCGGCCATTCATGGGGCGGAGCCATTGCCCTTAAAGTTGCGCTGCGCCACCTGCCCCGGCTCCTCTCGTTGACGCTCTACGAGCCTGCCCTGTGGAGCCTTGTCGTGGCCGCGGACCCCGAGAGCGCCGCCTCCCGGGAGATCATGGTGAATAGAGACGAAACCCAATGCATGATGGACAGGGGCGAATTTGAGGCCGCAGGGGAATATTTCGTCGATTACTGGGTCGGTTCCGGCACGTGGAGCACGACGAGCGAGGCGAGGCGCGCCGGTTTCGCGGCGGGCATGGTCGCGGCACGCCCCGAATGGTACGCCTCCTTCCACGAGACCACACCACTCGCCGCCTTCGCGGCACTCGATGTGCCCGCCCTGCTCCTGACCGGAACGAAATCCACCGCCCCTGCAAAGAGACTCATCGCTCTTCTCTCTCCCGTTCTGCCGCGATCCAGAGTGATCACGCTCAGGGATATGGGCCACATGGGCCCCGTGACTCATCCGGCACAGGTAAATAAAGCCATAGAAGATTTTCTCCTGACTATCTCTCCCACCATGTAG